The proteins below are encoded in one region of Fibrella aestuarina BUZ 2:
- a CDS encoding nuclear transport factor 2 family protein, producing MFVVQRGEEPPHPMTATQQLLTTFYEAFQRKDYATMQACYADTAVFNDPAFPNLNAAQVRAMWEMLIRQGKDMQLTYRVLDADETTGHAEWTATYTFSKTGRPVVNQVRSSFTFADGKIVSHTDQFDFHTWAKQALGLTGLLLGWTSFLQQKVQQTALGSLAAFMNKGQQPS from the coding sequence ATGTTTGTGGTGCAACGCGGCGAAGAGCCGCCCCATCCCATGACGGCTACGCAGCAGTTACTGACCACGTTTTACGAGGCGTTTCAACGCAAGGATTACGCCACCATGCAGGCCTGTTATGCCGATACGGCCGTATTCAATGATCCGGCCTTTCCGAACCTGAACGCGGCGCAGGTTCGGGCCATGTGGGAGATGCTGATCCGGCAGGGGAAAGACATGCAGCTTACCTACCGTGTGCTCGATGCCGACGAAACCACGGGTCACGCCGAATGGACGGCGACTTATACCTTCTCAAAGACAGGCCGACCCGTGGTCAACCAGGTTCGGTCGAGTTTCACGTTTGCCGATGGGAAGATCGTCAGCCATACCGACCAATTCGATTTTCACACCTGGGCCAAACAGGCGCTGGGCCTGACGGGCCTGCTGCTCGGCTGGACCAGTTTTCTCCAGCAAAAAGTGCAGCAAACCGCCCTCGGGAGTCTGGCCGCGTTTATGAACAAAGGCCAGCAGCCAAGCTAA
- a CDS encoding antibiotic biosynthesis monooxygenase, translated as MKPGISISADSAVTTIIIQRPYKQHVEAYENWLRAIVPVAQAATGHRGVNVIRPHGHSGEYTIVLHFDSETNLRNWLESDTRKQLVDKVRPFLNEDEQIDIRTGLEFWFTPPRSQPVAPPYKQFLITLSAIFPLSFLVPQLLAPVIDVVPLLAIPVVRAFLTSALIVALMTFVVMPRYVPLVARWLYKP; from the coding sequence ATGAAGCCGGGCATTTCGATCAGCGCGGATAGCGCCGTTACCACGATCATCATTCAGCGGCCTTACAAGCAGCACGTTGAGGCCTACGAAAACTGGTTGCGGGCGATCGTGCCGGTGGCGCAGGCAGCAACGGGGCATCGGGGGGTGAACGTAATCCGTCCGCATGGGCACAGCGGCGAGTACACGATTGTGCTGCATTTTGATTCGGAAACGAATCTGCGCAACTGGCTGGAGTCGGACACGCGCAAGCAGTTGGTCGACAAGGTGCGGCCGTTCCTGAATGAAGACGAGCAAATCGACATCCGGACGGGGCTGGAGTTCTGGTTTACACCGCCCCGGAGCCAGCCGGTTGCGCCGCCCTACAAACAGTTTCTGATCACATTGTCGGCCATTTTTCCGCTCTCGTTCCTGGTTCCGCAGTTGCTCGCTCCGGTTATCGACGTCGTCCCATTGCTGGCCATTCCGGTGGTTCGGGCCTTCCTGACGAGCGCGCTTATCGTGGCCCTGATGACGTTCGTTGTCATGCCCCGCTACGTCCCGCTCGTCGCGCGCTGGCTGTACAAACCCTGA
- a CDS encoding AraC family transcriptional regulator, whose amino-acid sequence MKDAAQQDILSIQHLDLDPYSRPAEPADCYSLILVQTGEGYGAVNGNPFAYRAGDLFLIGIREAYQFQVTQPTTGYWLSFSPAFVNTLLPTDRPGWTCLDPAAWRSREAVTTDATERANLGALIAILLSEERSRRPLTGNPVVEGVMKTLFSLVDRLVAQRGVAAPVQPTFSSDITRRVIAYISQHISEPQRLRIDTIADEFNYSPGHLRALFRQQVGDSMQQFIIRHKLKLVALKLRHTSLTIAQIADEFGFADVCHLNKQFKRQYNHTPTFYRQGLSA is encoded by the coding sequence ATGAAAGATGCTGCTCAACAAGACATTCTGTCTATTCAACACCTCGACCTGGATCCGTACAGCCGGCCCGCCGAACCGGCCGATTGCTACAGCCTCATTCTGGTGCAAACGGGCGAAGGCTACGGTGCCGTCAATGGCAATCCGTTTGCCTACCGCGCGGGCGATCTGTTCCTGATCGGAATCCGGGAGGCTTACCAGTTTCAGGTTACGCAACCAACGACTGGCTACTGGCTCTCGTTTTCGCCCGCGTTCGTCAACACCCTGCTGCCGACAGACCGGCCGGGGTGGACCTGTCTCGACCCGGCTGCGTGGCGGAGTCGGGAGGCCGTTACCACCGACGCGACGGAGAGGGCCAACCTGGGGGCGCTGATCGCCATTTTGCTGTCGGAAGAGCGCAGCCGCCGGCCGCTGACGGGCAATCCCGTTGTGGAAGGGGTGATGAAAACGCTATTCAGTCTGGTCGATCGGTTGGTCGCACAACGCGGCGTGGCGGCGCCCGTTCAGCCCACGTTTTCGTCGGACATAACCCGGCGCGTGATTGCCTACATCAGTCAGCATATCAGCGAACCGCAGCGGTTACGCATCGATACCATTGCCGACGAATTCAACTATTCGCCTGGTCATCTGCGGGCGTTGTTCCGGCAACAGGTCGGCGATTCCATGCAGCAGTTCATTATCCGGCATAAGCTCAAACTGGTGGCCCTGAAACTTCGGCACACCTCCCTGACGATTGCTCAGATTGCCGACGAATTTGGCTTTGCCGACGTGTGTCACCTCAATAAACAGTTCAAGCGCCAGTACAACCATACGCCCACGTTCTACCGGCAGGGCCTGTCGGCGTAG
- a CDS encoding sigma 54-interacting transcriptional regulator has product MSVLEPPALPSLLIVEDEFLIANDLRRILTKAGYRIEGIAGSVEEAKTKLVSQRTDIVLLDIFLAGPETGIDLAHWLNKQAIPFVFLSANLTDSLLEAAKVTQPFGYLTKPFREKDVLSTLEIARYRHAHSEEAKLREQQQIQIAVNNASIHIQDREQFCLAIADQINQFVPFAFITLRIGLLDDSTFYWLMLRKTGDHAFSRVNPGTLLGADEPLLEKLDPEAPDQPGLFSGGAFDQLCQTNVLARACRDTFGVRSLAQFSIPLTRNAITTLTLARTQRDGFTAKDYQTVSLICPQIALTLDNLLAYEELDRRRQIKSIELAIANAFRSGGSLDAMLALVADAINELLPADFLGLYRAERQPPAGSGKLHAVQKNGGRFAPLDLQSVRLGTPISPSARDAALTALRTCLTKPTLNVGFQFTDQAADNLLVELYRKELGLQSVLYVPVFISEQPAASLILASKSPYAFTYKDLHTLQDISVQMALALDNVLAFERINRLSERLEQEKTYLTEEIRTSNNFGELIGNSPAMTHLFTTIDQVAPTEATVLILGETGTGKELVARAVHNLSTRRARTIVKINCAALPAQLIESELFGHERGSFTGATEKRIGKFELASGGTLFLDEIGELPLELQAKLLRAIQEREIERIGGKGPIRIDVRIIAATNRNLQQEVAEGRFRSDLYYRLNVFPIVVPPLRERTDDIQPLALHFLQRTAKKLGKVLTGIANDTMQQLMTYAWPGNIRELEHVLERAAILSRSTTLTLAEPLRSLPTVDEPRGSDSGPVQPIDDTMRAAILGALAKSGGRIRGAGGAAELLHLKPTTLEARMKKLGIS; this is encoded by the coding sequence ATGTCTGTTCTTGAACCGCCCGCCCTGCCCTCGTTGCTGATCGTGGAGGATGAGTTTTTGATTGCCAACGATTTACGGCGCATACTGACAAAAGCCGGTTACCGGATCGAAGGCATTGCCGGGTCGGTCGAGGAAGCCAAAACAAAACTGGTCAGCCAGCGAACTGACATCGTCCTGCTCGATATTTTTCTGGCTGGCCCCGAGACAGGCATCGACCTGGCCCACTGGCTCAACAAACAGGCGATTCCCTTTGTGTTTCTGTCGGCCAACCTGACCGACAGCCTGCTGGAAGCGGCCAAGGTGACGCAGCCGTTTGGTTACCTGACCAAACCCTTCCGGGAAAAAGATGTGCTCTCGACGCTCGAAATTGCCCGGTATCGCCACGCCCACAGCGAAGAAGCCAAACTGCGTGAGCAGCAACAGATTCAGATTGCCGTCAACAACGCCAGTATTCACATTCAGGACCGCGAACAGTTTTGCCTCGCCATCGCCGATCAGATCAATCAGTTCGTGCCGTTCGCCTTCATCACCCTCCGTATTGGCCTGCTCGACGACTCCACGTTCTACTGGCTGATGCTGCGCAAAACAGGCGATCATGCGTTCAGCCGGGTCAATCCGGGCACTTTGCTGGGCGCTGACGAGCCGTTGCTGGAAAAACTCGATCCGGAAGCCCCCGACCAGCCGGGCTTGTTCAGCGGCGGCGCCTTCGATCAGCTTTGCCAGACCAACGTGCTGGCGCGGGCCTGTCGGGATACGTTCGGCGTGCGGTCGCTGGCCCAGTTTTCCATCCCCCTGACGCGCAACGCCATCACGACCCTGACGCTGGCACGTACCCAGCGCGATGGGTTTACGGCGAAAGACTACCAGACGGTCAGCCTGATTTGCCCCCAGATTGCCCTGACGCTGGATAACCTGCTGGCCTATGAAGAACTCGACCGGCGGCGGCAGATCAAGTCCATCGAACTGGCCATTGCCAACGCCTTTCGGAGCGGGGGGAGCCTGGATGCGATGCTGGCGCTGGTGGCCGACGCCATCAACGAGTTGCTGCCCGCGGATTTCCTGGGACTCTATCGCGCCGAACGGCAGCCACCTGCCGGGAGCGGAAAACTGCATGCGGTGCAAAAAAATGGCGGGCGGTTTGCGCCCCTCGACCTGCAATCGGTGCGGCTGGGCACCCCCATCAGTCCGTCGGCCCGTGATGCTGCACTGACGGCGCTACGTACCTGTCTGACCAAGCCCACGCTGAACGTCGGCTTTCAGTTTACCGATCAGGCCGCCGATAACCTGCTGGTCGAGTTGTACCGAAAGGAACTGGGCCTGCAATCGGTGCTATACGTACCTGTTTTCATCAGCGAACAACCCGCCGCCTCGCTCATACTGGCCAGTAAATCGCCCTACGCCTTTACCTATAAAGACCTCCACACCTTGCAGGACATCAGCGTTCAGATGGCGCTGGCGCTGGATAACGTGCTGGCGTTTGAGCGTATCAACAGGCTGAGCGAGCGGCTGGAGCAGGAAAAGACGTACCTGACCGAAGAAATCAGAACCAGCAACAACTTTGGGGAACTGATTGGCAACAGCCCCGCCATGACGCACCTGTTCACGACCATCGATCAGGTCGCCCCCACCGAAGCGACCGTGCTGATTCTGGGTGAAACCGGGACGGGCAAAGAACTCGTAGCCCGCGCCGTACACAACCTCTCAACCCGACGAGCACGTACCATCGTCAAAATAAATTGTGCCGCTTTACCCGCACAACTTATCGAATCCGAGCTGTTTGGCCACGAACGGGGCAGCTTCACGGGCGCCACCGAAAAGCGCATCGGCAAGTTTGAGCTGGCCAGCGGCGGTACGTTGTTTCTGGACGAAATTGGCGAGCTACCGCTTGAGCTACAGGCCAAGCTGCTGCGGGCGATTCAGGAACGGGAAATCGAGCGCATCGGCGGAAAAGGCCCCATCCGCATCGACGTGCGGATTATTGCCGCCACCAATCGGAACCTACAGCAGGAGGTCGCCGAAGGCCGTTTCCGGTCCGATCTGTATTACCGGCTGAATGTATTTCCCATCGTGGTGCCGCCCCTGCGGGAGCGAACCGACGATATTCAGCCGCTGGCCCTGCATTTTCTGCAACGCACCGCCAAAAAACTCGGCAAGGTGCTGACGGGTATTGCCAACGATACCATGCAGCAGTTGATGACCTACGCCTGGCCGGGAAACATCCGGGAGCTGGAACACGTATTGGAGCGGGCCGCGATCCTGTCCCGATCAACCACGCTGACCCTGGCCGAACCGCTGCGGTCGCTCCCCACCGTCGATGAGCCGCGCGGTAGTGACTCAGGCCCGGTGCAACCCATCGACGACACCATGCGCGCGGCGATTCTGGGGGCGCTGGCCAAATCGGGTGGCCGGATTCGGGGCGCGGGCGGAGCGGCCGAACTGCTGCACCTGAAACCCACCACGCTGGAAGCCCGGATGAAGAAGCTGGGCATTAGCTAA
- a CDS encoding ATP-grasp domain-containing protein, with product MKKIGILFGMERSFPYAFIERVNQKQSDFVAEPVSIDRVEQGVATDYAVIIDRISQDVPFYKAFLKNAALMGTAVVNNPFWWSADEKFFNNALATQLGVPVPKTVLLPSKHRPDDTRHESFSNLQHMDWNAIFERIGFPAFMKPHSGGGWKNVYKVDNAEEMFRAYDETGQLVMLYQEAIDFTDYFRCYCIGGKDVRIMPYEPRNPHHLRYATEMKTTGDAGKKLIETMTDYVLKLNHGLGYDFNTVEFAVRDGIPIAIDFCNPAPDADINSVGQANFDWVVEAAANMAIERAKRVQAGKDNLTWGMFVRGSVGGTGLQSVSTDKPAKAPKAAIGEAIQEDKAMAPEKKADKKAPKAAKKADEPKADKPKAEKKGKK from the coding sequence ATGAAAAAAATTGGTATCCTTTTCGGTATGGAGCGCTCGTTTCCATACGCCTTTATTGAGCGCGTCAATCAGAAACAGTCTGATTTTGTAGCCGAGCCGGTGTCGATCGATCGCGTAGAGCAGGGCGTGGCTACCGACTACGCCGTCATCATCGACCGTATCTCGCAGGATGTACCCTTCTACAAAGCTTTTCTGAAAAACGCCGCCCTCATGGGTACCGCCGTCGTCAACAACCCGTTCTGGTGGAGTGCCGACGAAAAGTTTTTCAATAACGCGCTGGCGACCCAGCTGGGCGTGCCGGTTCCGAAGACCGTTCTGTTGCCGTCGAAACACCGTCCCGACGATACGCGGCATGAGTCGTTCTCAAACCTGCAACACATGGACTGGAACGCCATTTTTGAGCGGATCGGCTTTCCGGCGTTTATGAAGCCTCACTCGGGTGGTGGCTGGAAAAACGTGTATAAAGTCGACAATGCCGAGGAGATGTTCCGGGCTTACGACGAAACGGGCCAACTGGTGATGCTCTACCAGGAGGCGATCGACTTCACCGATTACTTCCGCTGCTACTGCATCGGCGGGAAAGACGTGCGGATCATGCCCTACGAGCCGCGCAACCCGCACCATCTGCGCTACGCCACCGAGATGAAAACGACCGGCGACGCGGGCAAGAAGCTCATCGAGACCATGACCGACTACGTGCTGAAGCTCAACCACGGCCTCGGCTATGATTTCAATACGGTTGAATTTGCGGTGCGCGACGGCATTCCTATCGCGATTGATTTCTGCAATCCGGCCCCCGACGCCGACATCAACTCGGTGGGGCAGGCCAATTTCGACTGGGTCGTGGAAGCAGCGGCCAACATGGCGATCGAGCGGGCCAAACGCGTGCAGGCGGGCAAAGACAACCTCACCTGGGGTATGTTTGTGCGGGGTTCGGTGGGTGGCACCGGCCTGCAATCGGTCAGCACCGACAAGCCAGCCAAAGCGCCGAAGGCAGCGATAGGCGAGGCCATTCAGGAAGATAAGGCGATGGCCCCCGAAAAGAAGGCCGATAAAAAAGCGCCTAAAGCCGCCAAGAAAGCCGACGAACCGAAGGCCGATAAGCCGAAAGCGGAGAAAAAAGGCAAGAAGTAG
- a CDS encoding lipase family protein encodes MQHAFRLMSRYVVVLLAVWFGRGAAAQSLKPGFDVAEYVELLKVSARFGDSAYVASFPVPQRYKLVYRSPIMGLDNRWDLWTDNAQTAVISLRGTTANSVSWLANFYAAMVPAKGKLQLSDTDKFVYELAQNPKAAVHVGWLVSTAFLSKDILPRIDSSYRKGVKNMLIVGHSQGGAIAYLLTAHLYALQKQGKLPADIRFKTYCSAGPKPGNLYFAYDYEAQTQDGWAYNVINSADWVPEVPLSIQTVNDFNTTNPFQGAPGLIKKQKLLNRIVLKSVYNSLTKPALKAQRNYQKYLGSIASKTVSKNLNGYVAPNYYNSNHYVRTGTFIVLRADSAYYQRFPDSKEKIFTHHFHPPYLYLTETQLLHQPPTAAGR; translated from the coding sequence ATGCAACACGCTTTCCGGTTGATGAGCAGGTACGTAGTCGTCCTGCTTGCAGTTTGGTTTGGTCGAGGCGCCGCTGCCCAATCGCTCAAACCTGGGTTTGATGTCGCCGAATACGTTGAACTGCTGAAAGTGTCGGCCCGCTTCGGCGATTCGGCCTACGTGGCGAGCTTCCCGGTGCCGCAACGCTACAAGCTCGTGTACCGCTCGCCCATCATGGGCCTCGATAACCGGTGGGACCTCTGGACCGACAACGCCCAGACGGCGGTGATCAGCCTGCGCGGCACCACCGCCAACAGCGTGAGCTGGCTGGCTAATTTTTACGCGGCCATGGTACCGGCGAAAGGAAAACTGCAATTGAGCGATACCGATAAATTCGTCTACGAACTCGCCCAGAATCCGAAGGCCGCGGTGCACGTGGGGTGGCTCGTCAGCACGGCCTTTCTGAGCAAAGACATCCTGCCCCGGATCGATTCGAGCTACCGGAAGGGCGTGAAAAACATGCTCATCGTCGGGCACAGCCAGGGTGGGGCCATCGCCTACCTGCTCACGGCACACCTCTATGCGCTGCAAAAACAAGGCAAGCTCCCCGCCGATATCCGGTTCAAGACGTATTGCAGCGCCGGGCCCAAACCGGGCAATCTGTATTTTGCCTATGACTACGAGGCGCAGACGCAGGACGGCTGGGCTTACAACGTGATCAACTCAGCCGACTGGGTGCCCGAAGTCCCGCTGTCGATTCAGACCGTCAACGATTTCAACACGACAAATCCCTTTCAGGGCGCGCCGGGCCTCATCAAAAAGCAAAAACTGCTGAACCGGATCGTGCTGAAGTCGGTCTACAACAGCCTGACCAAGCCCGCTCTGAAAGCGCAGCGCAATTACCAGAAGTACCTGGGGTCGATCGCGTCGAAAACCGTGAGCAAGAACCTCAATGGGTACGTTGCCCCGAATTATTACAACAGCAACCACTACGTCCGCACGGGTACGTTCATCGTGTTGCGCGCCGATTCGGCCTACTATCAGCGTTTCCCCGACAGCAAAGAGAAAATTTTCACCCATCATTTTCATCCGCCCTATCTCTACCTGACCGAAACCCAGCTGCTGCATCAGCCGCCTACCGCGGCGGGTCGATAA
- a CDS encoding tetratricopeptide repeat-containing sensor histidine kinase: protein MGSGASNFRYRRANSRPRRAGYRLLGTLLLVALFTRLACGQNINRQQVNNLLADLRTSQPDAKRLAILLALSKFHIYKPGESKVDLDSSRMYLRAAQKLSDSLHLLARQHETQSLFIVADLEGGQTVSGRSRFAKLITDCQRSGDTEGEAIARYRFGIWLRNYAPDSVAVLTQFNRVAALYRSLRNPVEEINALKEIGVTHLYQGNLALAELELLTVLNRYKAIGYPKLHYTYNLLSMIGRLKGDLNEGFRYALLCVESMKKTADTASAAAFYGDLAQMYDEAGNHPKSIEWRKKSLAAWRQERLPNFAMFYAAGLIAKDLIAQQKPDEALRFFQQLVADIPTNTIIQKGCVAQNLAYCYEALGNYALAERYYRQSLYWYEQNKLDFEGSLQIRQELGTFYVRQKKYREARFYLTNALTILPQKKALSTLKDIHFMLFKVDSAQGNYLAAIQHLQQYKTFNDSLFNEAKSKQLTQLQIQYDTREKEQNIALLSKQSELQQLALKRAQTTRNALLVGGLLLVGLLGVSYNRFRLKQRSNQLLEAKQGEIDQKNKSLEQMVAQKEELLVEKEWMLKEIHHRVKNNLQVISSLLNAQSDYLHDATALAAIRESQNRVQAMALIHQKLYQSARLSTVDMAAYISEVVTYLLESFNSEPAVRTELTVAPIQIDVNLATPLGLIINEAVTNSLKYAFPSPPYGADRPGIIAISLQPVTGQTCRLLIEDNGVGLPPGFDPTQTNTLGLTMIQGLSRQIGGQLHIDQESGVRIRLEFNTARKPEPALP from the coding sequence ATGGGGTCAGGGGCAAGCAACTTTCGTTATCGACGAGCCAACAGCCGACCGCGTCGCGCTGGGTACCGGCTGCTGGGTACGTTGCTGTTGGTGGCGCTGTTTACCCGGCTGGCCTGCGGGCAAAACATAAACCGGCAGCAGGTAAACAACTTACTCGCCGACCTCAGAACGAGCCAGCCCGATGCGAAGCGGTTAGCGATTTTGCTGGCGCTGAGCAAATTTCATATCTACAAGCCCGGCGAGTCCAAAGTCGATCTGGACAGTAGCCGTATGTACCTCCGGGCGGCCCAAAAACTGAGCGATTCGCTCCATCTGCTTGCCCGGCAGCACGAAACGCAAAGCCTGTTCATTGTTGCCGATCTGGAAGGGGGCCAAACCGTTTCCGGCCGGTCCCGTTTTGCGAAGCTAATTACCGACTGCCAGCGGTCGGGCGATACGGAGGGGGAAGCCATTGCCCGGTACCGGTTCGGTATCTGGCTGCGGAATTACGCACCCGACTCCGTCGCCGTGCTGACGCAGTTTAACCGGGTGGCCGCGCTCTACCGCTCCCTGCGCAACCCGGTCGAGGAAATCAACGCGCTGAAGGAGATTGGGGTTACCCATTTATACCAGGGCAATCTGGCGCTGGCCGAATTGGAACTGCTGACCGTGCTGAACCGCTACAAAGCCATCGGCTACCCGAAGCTCCATTACACCTACAACCTGCTGTCGATGATCGGGCGGCTGAAGGGCGATCTCAACGAGGGGTTCCGCTACGCACTGCTGTGCGTGGAGAGCATGAAAAAAACGGCCGATACGGCCTCAGCGGCGGCTTTCTACGGTGATCTGGCGCAGATGTACGACGAGGCTGGCAACCACCCGAAGAGCATTGAGTGGCGGAAAAAGTCGCTCGCCGCCTGGCGTCAGGAGCGCCTGCCCAATTTTGCCATGTTCTACGCTGCGGGCCTGATTGCCAAAGACCTGATAGCGCAACAGAAACCCGACGAGGCACTCCGCTTTTTTCAGCAACTGGTTGCCGACATTCCGACGAACACGATCATCCAGAAAGGCTGCGTGGCTCAAAACCTGGCCTACTGCTATGAGGCGCTGGGCAACTACGCCCTGGCCGAGCGGTATTACCGGCAATCGCTGTACTGGTACGAGCAGAACAAGCTTGATTTTGAAGGGTCGCTGCAAATCAGGCAGGAGCTGGGTACGTTCTACGTCCGGCAAAAAAAATACCGGGAGGCCCGCTTCTACCTGACCAACGCCCTGACGATCCTGCCGCAGAAAAAGGCCCTGTCGACGTTGAAAGACATTCACTTCATGCTGTTCAAGGTCGACTCGGCCCAGGGTAATTACCTGGCGGCCATTCAGCACCTGCAGCAGTACAAAACCTTCAACGATTCGCTCTTCAACGAAGCCAAAAGCAAGCAACTCACGCAGTTGCAGATTCAGTACGATACCCGGGAGAAAGAGCAGAACATCGCCCTGTTATCCAAGCAGAGCGAACTACAGCAACTGGCGCTGAAACGAGCCCAGACCACCCGAAATGCCCTGCTGGTGGGTGGGCTGTTGCTGGTTGGCCTGCTGGGGGTGAGCTACAACCGGTTTCGGCTCAAACAACGAAGCAACCAGCTACTGGAAGCCAAACAGGGCGAAATCGACCAGAAGAATAAGTCGCTCGAACAGATGGTGGCCCAGAAAGAGGAGCTGCTGGTGGAAAAAGAGTGGATGCTGAAGGAGATTCATCACCGCGTAAAAAACAACCTGCAGGTCATCTCCAGCCTGCTGAACGCTCAGTCTGACTACCTCCACGATGCAACCGCGCTGGCTGCGATCCGGGAGAGTCAGAACCGGGTGCAGGCCATGGCATTGATTCATCAGAAGCTGTACCAGTCGGCGCGCCTGTCGACGGTGGATATGGCTGCGTACATCAGCGAGGTCGTTACTTACCTGCTGGAATCGTTTAACAGTGAGCCAGCCGTCCGGACGGAGCTGACGGTGGCGCCGATCCAGATCGACGTGAATCTGGCAACGCCCCTTGGCCTGATCATCAACGAAGCCGTGACCAACTCGCTGAAATACGCATTCCCCAGCCCTCCCTATGGTGCCGACAGGCCGGGCATAATCGCAATCAGCCTGCAACCGGTGACTGGGCAAACCTGCCGGTTACTGATTGAGGATAATGGCGTGGGGCTGCCCCCCGGCTTCGACCCCACCCAAACGAACACGCTGGGCCTAACGATGATTCAGGGGCTGAGCCGGCAGATTGGGGGGCAACTACACATTGATCAGGAATCGGGGGTGCGGATACGGCTGGAGTTCAATACCGCCAGGAAGCCCGAACCGGCGTTGCCGTAG
- a CDS encoding Dps family protein, translating into MKPNIGITAENREIVAHELAKLLADEFVLFTKTLHAHWNLEGIDFHAVHVYFEDLYNQSLTLVDSVAERIRQLDHYAPATLQKVLQLTHLTEQEAGGTDSRSLIASLLNDHEAIIAFIRGTIREFQDAHHDAGTSDFVTGLMATHEKMAWMLRAHLN; encoded by the coding sequence ATGAAACCCAACATCGGCATCACGGCAGAAAACCGTGAAATCGTAGCCCACGAACTGGCCAAACTGCTGGCCGACGAATTTGTGCTTTTTACCAAAACGCTCCATGCACACTGGAACCTGGAAGGTATTGATTTTCACGCCGTCCACGTTTATTTCGAGGACCTCTACAACCAGTCGCTTACCCTGGTCGACAGCGTGGCCGAGCGCATCCGGCAACTGGATCATTACGCCCCCGCCACGCTGCAAAAGGTACTGCAACTGACGCACCTTACCGAGCAGGAGGCCGGTGGAACCGACAGCCGCAGCCTGATAGCCAGCCTACTTAACGACCACGAAGCCATCATCGCGTTTATCCGGGGCACGATCCGCGAGTTTCAGGACGCGCACCACGACGCCGGTACAAGCGATTTTGTGACGGGGCTGATGGCGACCCACGAAAAAATGGCCTGGATGCTGCGGGCGCATCTGAACTAA
- a CDS encoding alpha/beta hydrolase: MRFTVTSPAQDDRPVYLTGNFCNWALDIDALQLQPIGDNQYSIDLPVDETWPDPIEYKYYRGGEGSIELNALGEARPNRLAPRGVDQLTDFVPLWQWDGASYRPNWLPNYTELSLAYPKTNAPRRIRVLLPADYDASAKRYPVLYLNDGQNIIGAGEGFGSWSVEERMALLASRSHHELIVVAVDHGGPARLTEFTIGKTLRRRGNGEQYIAFLTDVVKPYIDAQFRTQPDAAHTGIGGSSLGGLISLYAGLLRPDVFGKWLVFSPSLWVAPGIYEQVAQTPLPPYVRVYLYGGEAESATMVSSLQRVHDSLNCPDIDCAITQISVDPIGKHEEWRWSREFARAVDYLFFNYVDDPVPAA, translated from the coding sequence ATGCGCTTTACAGTAACTAGCCCGGCTCAGGATGATCGACCTGTGTACCTGACCGGTAATTTTTGCAATTGGGCTCTCGACATCGACGCCTTGCAGCTTCAGCCTATCGGCGATAATCAGTACAGCATCGACCTGCCCGTCGACGAAACCTGGCCTGACCCCATCGAATACAAATATTACCGGGGAGGCGAAGGCAGCATCGAACTGAATGCACTGGGCGAAGCCCGACCCAACCGGCTGGCGCCCCGCGGCGTCGATCAGCTCACCGATTTTGTGCCGCTCTGGCAGTGGGATGGGGCCTCGTACCGGCCGAACTGGCTACCCAACTACACCGAGCTATCACTGGCCTACCCCAAAACCAACGCGCCGCGGCGTATCCGGGTGTTGCTACCCGCCGATTATGACGCGTCGGCGAAACGATACCCGGTGCTGTACCTCAACGACGGGCAGAACATTATCGGAGCGGGTGAAGGGTTCGGCTCCTGGAGTGTGGAAGAGCGCATGGCCCTTCTGGCTAGTCGCAGTCATCATGAATTGATTGTGGTGGCGGTGGACCACGGTGGCCCGGCCCGGCTGACGGAGTTTACGATCGGCAAGACGTTGCGACGGCGGGGCAACGGCGAGCAGTACATTGCGTTTCTGACCGACGTGGTTAAACCCTACATCGACGCCCAGTTCAGAACCCAACCCGACGCGGCGCACACGGGTATCGGCGGGAGTTCGCTGGGCGGGCTCATCAGCCTGTATGCGGGTTTGTTACGGCCCGACGTATTTGGAAAATGGCTGGTGTTTTCGCCCTCGCTCTGGGTGGCGCCGGGCATTTACGAACAGGTCGCCCAGACGCCCCTGCCCCCCTACGTGCGGGTATACCTGTATGGCGGTGAAGCCGAGTCGGCCACGATGGTCAGCAGCCTGCAACGGGTACACGACTCGCTCAACTGCCCGGACATCGACTGCGCCATTACGCAGATCAGCGTGGACCCGATTGGGAAACACGAAGAATGGCGCTGGAGCCGCGAGTTTGCCCGCGCCGTCGATTACCTTTTTTTTAATTACGTGGACGATCCCGTACCCGCCGCTTAG